In one Mucilaginibacter sp. PAMB04168 genomic region, the following are encoded:
- a CDS encoding voltage-gated chloride channel family protein has translation MKALITSERYRIVKELIRWSLLILPVAVAIGSMVALFLWILDLAIIYRFHHPWLLFLLPLAGVLIHLIYRSVGRSSEKGNNLIMDEIHEPGGGVPPQMSPIILLTTVLTHLFGGSAGREGTAVQIGGSIAHLFGKWYRLSIQDMQLLLTSGVAAGFGAVFGTPLTGALFALEVLAIGRMQYKALLPALIGAVAGDYTVAAWGVHHTAYQISAFRHEPYFLSAYLPFDGLLMVKVMLASAAFGMSSALFSSLVHAIKVVSGHFIRAKWLIPFTGGLVIIALTYLNGKPDYLSLGVAAEYPGAVTIQSAFHAGGADLFSWFWKMIYTAITLGSGFKGGEVTPLFYIGATLGNTLSAVLHAPVGLFAALGFIAVFAGATNTPLACTVMGVELFGGEHVLYYAIACFTAYLFSGHSGIYSAQRIAIPKLLNAGITPDSALGDLGKSRPHWYERFLKH, from the coding sequence ATGAAAGCCCTTATCACCTCGGAGCGCTACCGGATCGTTAAAGAACTGATCAGGTGGAGCTTGCTTATACTTCCGGTAGCTGTCGCTATCGGAAGTATGGTCGCCTTGTTTCTATGGATACTGGACCTGGCCATCATTTACCGGTTCCATCATCCCTGGCTTCTATTTTTGCTCCCGCTGGCCGGGGTACTGATCCACTTGATCTATCGCTCGGTCGGCAGATCTTCTGAAAAAGGCAATAACCTGATCATGGATGAGATACATGAACCAGGCGGGGGCGTGCCACCGCAAATGTCACCGATCATTCTATTGACCACGGTATTGACACACTTGTTCGGTGGTTCTGCCGGTCGTGAAGGTACCGCGGTACAGATCGGCGGAAGCATTGCCCATTTATTCGGAAAATGGTACAGACTATCCATTCAGGACATGCAGCTGCTGCTCACGTCCGGAGTAGCCGCCGGGTTCGGTGCCGTGTTTGGCACACCGCTGACGGGTGCGCTGTTCGCTCTGGAGGTCCTGGCCATAGGGCGTATGCAGTATAAAGCATTATTGCCTGCACTGATCGGCGCAGTTGCCGGAGATTATACGGTAGCAGCCTGGGGAGTCCACCATACGGCCTACCAGATCAGCGCCTTTCGGCATGAACCCTATTTTTTATCGGCTTATCTACCTTTTGATGGTCTGTTAATGGTAAAAGTAATGTTAGCGTCCGCGGCATTTGGGATGTCCAGTGCTTTGTTTTCTTCACTAGTTCACGCGATCAAGGTCGTTTCAGGTCATTTTATACGAGCGAAATGGCTGATCCCTTTTACGGGTGGCTTGGTCATTATCGCGCTGACCTATCTCAATGGCAAACCTGACTACCTGAGCCTTGGTGTCGCCGCAGAGTATCCCGGGGCCGTTACGATCCAGTCGGCTTTTCATGCCGGAGGCGCAGACCTGTTCAGTTGGTTTTGGAAAATGATCTATACGGCTATCACGCTCGGCTCTGGATTTAAAGGCGGAGAGGTAACCCCTTTATTCTATATCGGGGCTACCCTTGGTAACACTTTATCTGCTGTATTGCATGCACCGGTAGGCTTATTTGCAGCGCTGGGATTCATTGCCGTGTTTGCCGGCGCGACCAATACGCCGCTGGCCTGTACGGTCATGGGAGTAGAACTGTTTGGCGGTGAACACGTACTTTATTATGCGATCGCTTGTTTTACAGCCTATTTATTCAGTGGTCATTCGGGCATTTACAGCGCGCAAAGGATCGCCATCCCTAAATTGCTAAATGCCGGCATAACGCCCGACTCCGCTTTGGGTGACCTGGGTAAAAGCCGGCCGCATTGGTATGAACGATTTCTAAAGCATTAA
- the eno gene encoding phosphopyruvate hydratase — protein MNIKNIMAREVLDSRGNPTVEAEITLEDGSTARGISPSGASTGEKEAVELRDGDKSRYQGKGVEKAVAGINQEVKRTVIGSAFADQAAFDKMLIDLDGTPNKARLGANAILAASIAFARVNAVSKKIPLYRQLIERDTYVMPVPCMNVINGGRHADNNLDFQEFMIAPHHAPNFKESIRMGEEVFHTLKKLLSDKGYYTGVGDEGGFAPNLRSNEEAIEVILQAIQKAGYKPGEDISVCLDPATSEMWDNGHYKMYKSDQQRYTSEEMVDLWAKWIRTYPIVLLEDGLGENDWDGWKIMTDQLGSEVELVGDDIFCTNPSIIQEGIDRGIGNSVLIKLNQIGTVSETLQAVALAQQNGYHCFISHRSGETEDTTIADLVVATNAGHIKTGSGCRSERVSKFNQLLRIEQELGSKARFAGIETFKR, from the coding sequence ATGAACATCAAGAACATTATGGCCAGGGAAGTTTTGGATTCAAGAGGTAATCCGACCGTTGAAGCGGAGATCACTCTAGAAGATGGATCCACAGCAAGGGGAATCTCACCATCGGGTGCCAGCACTGGTGAGAAAGAAGCGGTGGAACTACGCGACGGCGACAAAAGCCGCTATCAGGGCAAGGGCGTTGAAAAAGCAGTAGCTGGAATCAATCAGGAAGTTAAGCGCACGGTTATCGGCTCTGCATTTGCGGATCAGGCAGCCTTTGACAAAATGCTGATCGACCTGGACGGAACACCTAATAAGGCTCGGTTAGGCGCTAACGCCATTCTGGCCGCTTCCATCGCCTTTGCGCGGGTCAACGCTGTATCCAAAAAGATTCCCCTTTACCGTCAGCTTATCGAGCGCGATACCTATGTGATGCCGGTCCCATGCATGAACGTGATCAACGGTGGTCGGCATGCGGACAATAACCTGGATTTTCAGGAATTCATGATCGCCCCGCACCATGCGCCGAACTTTAAAGAAAGTATCCGCATGGGAGAAGAGGTATTCCATACATTGAAAAAGCTATTATCTGACAAAGGCTATTATACCGGTGTGGGCGATGAAGGTGGTTTTGCGCCCAACCTCCGCTCTAATGAAGAGGCCATCGAAGTGATCCTGCAAGCTATTCAGAAAGCCGGATACAAACCCGGCGAGGATATCTCTGTTTGCCTGGACCCGGCTACCAGTGAAATGTGGGATAATGGTCATTACAAAATGTACAAAAGTGACCAGCAGCGTTATACCTCGGAAGAGATGGTCGATCTATGGGCAAAATGGATCCGAACCTATCCTATCGTGCTTTTAGAAGACGGTTTGGGCGAAAATGACTGGGATGGCTGGAAGATCATGACCGATCAGCTGGGCAGCGAAGTGGAATTGGTCGGCGACGATATCTTTTGCACGAACCCTTCGATCATTCAGGAAGGCATCGATCGTGGTATCGGGAACAGCGTATTGATCAAGCTTAATCAGATAGGCACGGTATCAGAGACCTTACAAGCTGTAGCATTGGCGCAGCAGAACGGCTACCATTGTTTCATCTCCCACCGAAGCGGTGAAACCGAGGACACGACCATCGCTGACCTGGTGGTAGCCACCAATGCCGGGCATATTAAAACGGGAAGTGGCTGCCGCTCGGAGCGGGTCTCCAAATTTAATCAGCTTTTACGCATTGAACAGGAACTGGGTAGCAAGGCCCGTTTTGCAGGGATCGAAACTTTTAAACGGTAG
- a CDS encoding zincin-like metallopeptidase domain-containing protein, whose amino-acid sequence MATTKNFKDTYQEVTDAVIEQMESGNIVWRCSWNQVGFPMNVTTGISYRGWNVFWLNFHTMLKGYSLPYYITFKQAQDLGGTIKKGEKGTKITYWASIKVKGLDDDAAKQLTDGDSAAQQTRMVPKVHTVFNIDQTEGIEFPKVEALFRSDAEEIAACEQIIQEMPNRPRLNLNGQYPVYYPLKDLVAVPDIARFDSSEEYYCALFHELAHSTGHESRLRRKEITHPNKYGSEAYSREELTAELTAAFLCAITGIQQQTIQNSAAYLQGWLKALKNDKTLILKAAGQAQKAADYMMGVVHQPQSEG is encoded by the coding sequence ATGGCAACTACTAAGAATTTTAAGGACACCTATCAGGAAGTAACAGACGCAGTGATCGAACAAATGGAAAGCGGCAACATCGTGTGGCGTTGCAGCTGGAACCAGGTCGGCTTCCCGATGAACGTAACGACCGGGATCAGCTACCGGGGCTGGAATGTCTTCTGGCTCAATTTCCACACGATGCTGAAGGGCTACAGCCTGCCGTATTACATCACCTTCAAACAGGCACAGGACTTAGGTGGCACCATTAAGAAAGGCGAGAAAGGCACAAAGATCACCTACTGGGCCAGCATTAAGGTCAAAGGATTGGATGATGATGCAGCAAAGCAATTAACCGACGGTGACAGCGCTGCACAACAGACACGTATGGTGCCCAAGGTACATACCGTGTTTAACATCGACCAGACCGAGGGCATTGAGTTTCCAAAGGTCGAAGCCTTGTTCAGGTCAGATGCCGAGGAGATAGCCGCTTGTGAGCAGATCATTCAAGAGATGCCCAACAGGCCACGATTGAACCTCAACGGCCAATACCCGGTTTATTATCCGCTGAAAGACCTGGTAGCCGTGCCGGACATCGCCCGATTTGACAGCAGCGAGGAATACTACTGTGCCTTGTTTCACGAACTGGCGCATAGCACGGGGCATGAAAGCCGTTTACGCCGTAAAGAGATCACCCATCCCAACAAATACGGTAGTGAGGCTTATTCGAGGGAAGAACTTACGGCTGAACTGACCGCTGCATTTCTATGCGCCATTACCGGGATACAACAGCAAACCATCCAGAACAGTGCCGCTTACCTGCAAGGCTGGCTGAAAGCGTTGAAGAATGATAAGACCTTGATCCTGAAAGCAGCAGGACAAGCGCAGAAAGCAGCTGATTACATGATGGGAGTAGTTCATCAGCCGCAATCGGAAGGTTAG